In one Frankiaceae bacterium genomic region, the following are encoded:
- a CDS encoding DUF4389 domain-containing protein: protein MSASYPLHVEAHLDAPLSRWRWLVKWLLAIPHYVVLAFLWLAFTMLSAVALVAIVATGRYPRPIFDFNVGVLRWTWRVQYYAYGALGTDRYPPFTLDDVPDYPARLDVDYPEHLSRGLALVKWWLLAIPHYLVVGVLVGGGWFLAQTDWFGGGLIGLLVLVAGVALAFTGRYPEQLFDLVLGLNRWVLRVVAYAGLMTDEYPPFRLDSGGADPGGTITVPPAGPPPSPPESRWGAGRIVAVVAGALLLMTSAGLVTAGSAALWADRAGRDSAGYLTSDDERFTTGTYAVVSDAVELHGGRVPRALFDRVRVRVRASEGRPVFVGIARTRDVDAYLSGVARLTVGDGASTRRTTDGGAPDGTPATRSFWTVSASGQGTQTVVWPVEDGTWTVVAMNQDGSRAVDVRADVGVRAPDLGTVAAGLLLAGLVVFASGAAIVVVAARTAR, encoded by the coding sequence ATGTCCGCAAGCTATCCGCTCCACGTCGAGGCACATCTCGACGCGCCGCTGTCCCGATGGCGCTGGCTGGTCAAGTGGCTGCTCGCCATCCCCCACTACGTCGTGCTGGCGTTCCTCTGGCTGGCGTTCACGATGCTCAGCGCGGTCGCCCTGGTCGCGATCGTGGCGACCGGCCGGTACCCGCGGCCGATCTTCGACTTCAACGTCGGCGTGCTGCGCTGGACGTGGCGCGTGCAGTACTACGCATACGGCGCGCTCGGCACCGACAGGTACCCGCCGTTCACCCTGGACGACGTACCTGACTATCCCGCGCGCCTGGACGTCGACTACCCCGAGCACCTGTCCCGCGGGCTGGCACTGGTGAAGTGGTGGCTGCTCGCCATCCCCCACTACCTCGTCGTCGGCGTCCTGGTCGGCGGCGGCTGGTTCCTCGCGCAGACCGACTGGTTCGGCGGTGGCCTCATCGGGCTGCTGGTGCTCGTCGCCGGCGTGGCGCTGGCGTTCACCGGCCGGTACCCGGAGCAGCTCTTCGACCTGGTGCTCGGGCTGAACCGCTGGGTGCTGCGCGTCGTCGCGTACGCCGGGCTGATGACCGACGAGTACCCGCCGTTCCGGCTGGACAGCGGAGGGGCCGACCCCGGGGGGACGATCACGGTCCCGCCCGCCGGTCCGCCGCCTTCGCCACCGGAGTCGCGCTGGGGCGCGGGCCGCATCGTCGCCGTCGTGGCCGGCGCGCTGCTGCTGATGACGTCGGCCGGGCTCGTGACCGCGGGCAGCGCCGCGCTGTGGGCCGACCGCGCGGGACGCGACTCCGCCGGGTACCTGACCAGCGACGACGAGCGCTTCACGACGGGGACGTACGCGGTCGTGAGCGACGCCGTCGAGCTGCACGGCGGCCGGGTGCCGCGCGCGCTGTTCGACCGGGTCCGCGTCCGCGTCCGGGCCTCGGAGGGGCGCCCGGTCTTCGTCGGCATCGCGCGCACGCGCGACGTCGACGCGTACCTCTCCGGGGTCGCGCGCCTGACCGTGGGCGACGGGGCCAGTACGCGGCGCACCACGGACGGCGGCGCTCCGGACGGCACGCCGGCGACGCGGTCGTTCTGGACGGTGTCGGCGAGCGGCCAGGGCACCCAGACGGTCGTCTGGCCGGTCGAGGACGGCACGTGGACGGTCGTCGCGATGAACCAGGACGGCAGCCGTGCCGTCGACGTCCGCGCGGACGTCGGGGTGCGCGCCCCCGACCTCGGCACCGTGGCGGCGGGCCTGCTGCTCGCCGGTCTCGTGGTGTTCGCGAGCGGGGCGGCGATCGTCGTGGTCGCCGCGCGCACGGCGCGCTGA
- a CDS encoding ABC transporter permease subunit: MSRPDIALRALSDARRAVAAWSAAVALLVSGMVAAYPSVRDQAADLTRLLDSYPDALKAFMGLSGIDYASGAGYLRAELFGFTVPLLLLVLAIGRGASSVAGEEDRGTLDLLLATPVRRRRVVAEKAAGVVAVVALVAGALWAALAASAAGFGLGVPPVRTAAAVGAAALLAVVFGMVALAAGAVTGRRGLAVGLATALATAAFVLESLARIIDGLRPWRWLSPFAYYRDADPLARGLPPKETAVLVAIALVAAVAGVTGFARRDVRGR; encoded by the coding sequence GTGTCCCGGCCTGACATCGCGCTGCGCGCGCTGAGCGACGCCCGCCGTGCCGTCGCCGCCTGGTCGGCCGCCGTCGCTCTGCTGGTGTCCGGGATGGTCGCGGCGTACCCCTCCGTGCGCGACCAAGCCGCCGACCTCACCCGGCTGCTCGACAGCTACCCCGACGCGCTCAAGGCGTTCATGGGGCTGTCCGGGATCGACTACGCGTCCGGGGCCGGCTACCTGCGCGCCGAGCTGTTCGGCTTCACCGTGCCGCTGCTGCTGCTCGTCCTCGCGATCGGGCGCGGCGCGTCGTCCGTCGCCGGGGAGGAGGACCGCGGCACGCTCGACCTGCTGCTCGCGACGCCCGTCCGGCGGCGGCGCGTCGTCGCCGAGAAGGCGGCGGGCGTGGTCGCCGTGGTCGCTCTGGTCGCGGGAGCGCTGTGGGCGGCGCTCGCGGCCTCGGCCGCGGGCTTCGGTCTCGGCGTCCCGCCTGTGCGGACCGCGGCGGCCGTGGGCGCGGCCGCCCTGCTCGCCGTCGTCTTCGGCATGGTGGCGCTCGCGGCCGGTGCCGTCACGGGACGGCGCGGGCTCGCCGTCGGGCTGGCGACCGCGCTGGCCACCGCGGCGTTCGTGCTGGAGTCGCTCGCCCGCATCATCGACGGCCTGCGGCCGTGGCGGTGGCTGTCGCCGTTCGCGTACTACCGCGACGCCGACCCGCTGGCGCGCGGCCTGCCGCCGAAGGAGACAGCGGTGCTCGTCGCGATCGCACTCGTCGCCGCCGTGGCCGGTGTCACCGGTTTCGCCCGGCGCGACGTCCGAGGGCGGTGA